The proteins below are encoded in one region of candidate division KSB1 bacterium:
- a CDS encoding BatA domain-containing protein: MLTFLNSAILFGLAAIAIPILIHLFTRQKTKTIFFSSLKFLKELQKQKIRRLKIRQILLLILRTLLVLILILAFARPTLKSSGSSSLAAGAQLTAVIIFDNTLSMGREFEGQKLLDAARKRALEVVDLLRVGDEMYLLYPQDQPIFAHEGPRYSLENIKDLIGQTELSYKKTNYLAAIALANQIMAASSNINKEIYFICDMQKAGLNISENTNGTSLTGDDVNLFVLPVTISNEENLGVTDVSFENQILEQGKVAEIKATIKNYGENAANNKLVHLFVNGKRVGQNVVDLEANSAANVVFRFVPDQTGFQSGFVLLEDDDLIEDNRRFFTFTIPEEIPVLLVGNREQDTYYLNLALRPQKEVSSYIKIEPILARDFAEYNLDNTEVVIVSNVSKFDNAETLKLQKFVSEGGGLMIFLGANVDLRNYNDGLHKRLNLPLLTQSSAKGRGEQFLSFGKIDFSHPIFKGVFEDEKRVESPHIRFTLNVSSKEPLDKIIEYNNGAPFLFESKLQKGRIIYMTTGISEDWSDLIFRGLFVPLVNRSIGYLAGAASVENDETLVGNELGFASENLASGASLAIKKPDEVEVKIKPGVSKGNYLVRFKNTDQPGIYTLNHNNEIATQWAVNTDPVESENATFTTEELAEALNAKQVYEISQSSDIAEKLNETRFGREFWKFLIMIALSILLIEMVLIKENAVVHNKKIG, from the coding sequence ATGCTAACATTCCTAAACTCCGCAATTTTATTCGGTCTCGCCGCTATCGCCATTCCTATCCTCATTCATCTATTCACTCGACAAAAAACCAAGACCATCTTTTTCAGCAGTCTGAAATTCTTAAAAGAACTTCAGAAGCAAAAAATCCGCCGGTTGAAAATCCGCCAAATTCTACTTTTGATTCTGCGAACGCTTTTAGTCTTAATCCTCATCCTTGCTTTTGCGCGTCCAACCCTGAAAAGTTCCGGTTCTTCATCTTTGGCAGCAGGCGCCCAGCTTACCGCAGTGATAATATTTGACAATACCTTAAGTATGGGAAGAGAATTTGAGGGACAAAAACTTTTAGATGCGGCAAGAAAGCGAGCGTTAGAAGTGGTAGATTTATTAAGGGTCGGGGATGAAATGTATTTGCTTTACCCGCAGGATCAACCAATTTTCGCACATGAAGGTCCAAGATACAGCCTTGAAAATATAAAAGATCTGATTGGTCAAACCGAGTTGTCATATAAAAAAACGAACTACTTAGCGGCCATTGCACTTGCCAATCAAATTATGGCGGCCTCTTCGAACATTAATAAAGAAATCTATTTTATCTGCGATATGCAGAAAGCGGGACTAAATATCTCGGAAAATACAAACGGTACAAGTTTAACAGGCGATGATGTCAACCTTTTTGTTCTGCCGGTGACAATTTCAAACGAAGAAAACCTTGGCGTCACCGATGTCTCTTTTGAAAATCAAATATTAGAGCAAGGCAAGGTTGCCGAGATCAAAGCCACGATTAAAAACTATGGCGAAAATGCAGCCAACAACAAGCTCGTACACCTCTTCGTAAATGGTAAGCGCGTTGGCCAAAATGTTGTCGATCTGGAAGCAAACTCCGCTGCAAATGTGGTTTTCCGTTTCGTGCCGGACCAAACCGGATTTCAATCCGGGTTCGTACTTTTAGAGGATGACGATTTAATCGAAGACAACCGCAGGTTTTTCACATTTACAATCCCTGAAGAAATTCCAGTTCTGCTGGTCGGAAATCGAGAACAAGATACTTATTATCTAAACCTGGCGCTTCGGCCGCAAAAGGAAGTTTCTTCATATATTAAAATTGAGCCAATTTTAGCCAGGGATTTCGCTGAATACAATTTGGATAACACCGAAGTCGTGATCGTGTCAAATGTTTCAAAGTTTGATAATGCAGAAACGTTAAAACTACAAAAGTTCGTCAGCGAGGGCGGTGGACTCATGATATTTTTGGGTGCCAATGTCGATCTCAGAAATTACAATGACGGATTACATAAAAGATTAAACCTGCCGCTTTTGACTCAATCGTCTGCCAAAGGGCGTGGAGAGCAATTTCTTTCATTTGGAAAAATCGATTTTAGCCACCCGATTTTTAAAGGCGTGTTTGAAGATGAAAAAAGGGTGGAATCACCACATATTCGATTTACTTTAAATGTCAGCTCGAAAGAACCTTTAGACAAAATAATCGAATACAACAACGGAGCGCCGTTCTTGTTCGAGTCGAAGCTCCAAAAGGGTCGAATTATCTATATGACCACCGGCATTTCGGAAGATTGGTCGGACCTGATTTTTCGAGGGCTTTTTGTTCCGCTGGTAAACCGCTCAATTGGTTATCTGGCAGGCGCTGCCTCTGTTGAAAATGATGAGACACTTGTTGGAAACGAGCTTGGTTTCGCATCTGAGAATCTGGCTTCCGGGGCAAGTTTAGCAATTAAAAAACCGGATGAAGTTGAAGTTAAAATTAAACCTGGGGTATCTAAAGGTAATTACCTGGTTCGTTTCAAAAATACAGATCAACCGGGAATCTACACGCTTAACCATAACAATGAAATCGCTACTCAGTGGGCTGTCAACACGGATCCGGTTGAATCTGAAAACGCTACATTTACGACCGAGGAATTAGCTGAGGCGCTCAATGCAAAACAAGTTTATGAAATTAGTCAGTCGAGTGACATTGCTGAAAAGCTTAATGAAACCCGTTTCGGCAGGGAATTTTGGAAATTTTTGATTATGATTGCACTTTCAATTTTATTAATTGAAATGGTGTTAATCAAAGAAAACGCAGTAGTTCACAATAAAAAGATAGGCTAG